Within the Acidipropionibacterium acidipropionici genome, the region CTACCCCTCCCGGCTGCGCGCCGCTCTGGAGGCCGCGGCCCCCGCCGGGGTCTCCGAGCCCAACGTCGTCGTGCTCACCCCCGGCGTCTACAACTCCGCCTACTACGAGCACTCCCTACTGGCCCGCACCATGGGCGTGCCGCTGGTCGAGGGCCCCGACCTGGTGTGCCGCCAGGGCCGGGTCTACGTGCGCACCACCTCGGGGCTCAACCGGGTCGACGTCATCTACCGGCGGGTCGACGACGACTTCATCGACCCGGTCCACTTCCGGCCCGACTCGGTCCTGGGCGCCGCGGGACTCGTCTCGGCCGTCGCCAACGGCACTGTGACGGTGGCCAACTGGATCGGCAACGGAGTCGCCGATGACAAGCTCATCTACACCTACCTGCCCGATCTCATCCGCTACTACTGCGGTGAGGAACCGGTGCTGCCCAATGTCGACACCTGGCGTCTCGAAGAACCCGACTCCCTGGCCGAGGTGCTCGACCGGCTCGACGAGCTCGTCGTCAAACCCGTCGACGGATCCGGCGGCAAGGGCATCATCATGGGACCCGAGTGCACCGGCGCGCAGATCGACGCCGCCCGCGCCAGACTGCGCGCCGACCCCAGAGGATGGATCGCCCAGCCCCTCGTGCAGCTGTCCACCGTGCCCACCTTCATCGACGACAGGCTGGTGCCCCGGCGCGTCGACCTGAGACCCTTCGCCGTCAACGACGGCAACGCCATATGGGTGCTGCCCGGAGGGCTCACCCGGGTCGCCCTGGGAGAGGGCCAGTTCATCGTGAACTCCTCCCAGGGAGGCGGATCCAAGGACACCTGGGTGCTGGGCGCA harbors:
- a CDS encoding circularly permuted type 2 ATP-grasp protein; the protein is MESLLDGYPTSPLIHDELLGSDGVRPQCARLARGFDRLGAEEVRSRAAYLASRYVDSGVTFDLGGTEKPFPLDIMPRIIEAREWDTISTGVAQRVYTLERFLGDVYGSGQVFDDGVVPRRLVVSSPNFIREVAGIAPANGVRIHVAGIDLIRDGDGTMRVLEDNVRIPSGVSYVLTNRAAMAGVLPDIMRRHNVEPVDVYPSRLRAALEAAAPAGVSEPNVVVLTPGVYNSAYYEHSLLARTMGVPLVEGPDLVCRQGRVYVRTTSGLNRVDVIYRRVDDDFIDPVHFRPDSVLGAAGLVSAVANGTVTVANWIGNGVADDKLIYTYLPDLIRYYCGEEPVLPNVDTWRLEEPDSLAEVLDRLDELVVKPVDGSGGKGIIMGPECTGAQIDAARARLRADPRGWIAQPLVQLSTVPTFIDDRLVPRRVDLRPFAVNDGNAIWVLPGGLTRVALGEGQFIVNSSQGGGSKDTWVLGAPGTRRTEPLPSIQIQAAAPTRQAEPRLAASGPMEQPDRSIWEAQQGQQQQAGLPGRDVEAGEETAC